One Mangifera indica cultivar Alphonso chromosome 4, CATAS_Mindica_2.1, whole genome shotgun sequence genomic region harbors:
- the LOC123212893 gene encoding uncharacterized protein LOC123212893: MDAVSSAVEKVKQFAISSQNSVNGLLHHLQNSYSRNPIEILKRLQREAFSDLMKLRDRQDKVERVLSFYKTSKGSPFHEASTHVRGEVDFLGAILMMRDIDSQHLNALDRAGVRTGITSRFIFETSLGQNDSLVAELIARATGNGYFGDISGIPLSLAKLFYAANVSDWCSATAIPVGAQCRDFNITRNSSQQRQGLTYISSFEPPLLSQHNGSAIGVTVRKSNVVASLAQSVSGLEMPVGSDGFGHCFNTFGQVVCQLPRGIKLSLMGLHQVPKVLDYRLSLGVLTIPVGFLQRHETLERTVEADAAAPCLRMNIPVMPSTRSIALKLESELDESTRVGGWIEMQNSNYKHLRWAVTVSDNFEDDIGWGVSLSGIKNPRGRDQYQFESFADLSLGKRFNLKPGVAYVVDGDAKILALMLRCNWSL; this comes from the exons ATGGATGCTGTAAGTTCAGCAGTTGAGAAAGTAAAGCAGTTTGCAATATCAAGCCAAAATTCCGTTAATGGCCTTCTACATCACCTGCAAAATTCGTACAGCCGCAATCCG ATTGAAATCTTGAAGCGGTTGCAAAGAGAAGCATTCTCAGATTTGATGAAACTCAGAGACAGACAAGACAAAGTTGAACGAGTGCTTTCATTCTATAAAACATCCAAGGGAAGTCCATTCCACGAAGCTAGTACCCATGTAAGGGGAGAAGTTGATTTCCTGGGAGCTATATTGATGATGAGAGACATTGATTCGCAGCATTTGAATGCACTTGATAGAGCAGGAGTCAGGACTGGTATAACTTCAAGGTTCATTTTTGAAACAAGTCTTGGGCAGAATGATAGTCTTGTAGCAGAGTTGATAGCCCGTGCAACAGGCAATGGATACTTTGGTGATATTTCAGGAATCCCGCTTTCTCTTGCAAAACTGTTTTATGCAGCAAATGTTAGTGATTGGTGTTCAGCAACCGCAATCCCGGTTGGAGCTCAATGCAGAGATTTTAATATCACTAGGAATTCTTCCCAACAG AGACAGGGCCTCACTTATATTTCATCTTTCGAGCCACCCCTTTTAAGTCAGCATAATGGAAGTGCTATTGGCGTAACAGTGAGAAAATCAAATGTTGTTGCATCGTTAGCTCAATCTGTTTCTGGACTGGAAATGCCAGTGGGTTCTGACGGATTTGGACATTGCTTCAACACTTTTGGGCAAGTTGTCTGTCAGCTTCCAAGAGGAATAAAACTCTCTCTTATGGGTCTTCACCAAGTGCCGAAAGTACTGGATTACCGTCTCAGTCTTGGAGTCCTCACAATTCCCGTAGGCTTTTTGCAACGTCACGAGACTCTTGAGAGAACAGTTGAAGCAGATGCTGCTGCTCCATGTTTGAGAATGAACATCCCGGTCATGCCCTCAACTAGATCAATTGCTCTGAAGCTGGAATCAGAACTTGATGAGAGTACAAGAGTTGGAGGTTGGATTGAGATGCAAAACTCAAACTACAAGCATCTGCGCTGGGCTGTTACTGTGTCTGATAATTTCGAAGATGACATAGGATGGGGTGTAAGTCTTAGTGGAATTAAAAATCCTAGAGGACGGGACCAATACCAGTTTGAATCTTTTGCAGATCTTAGCTTAGGTAAGagattcaatttgaaaccaGGTGTTGCATATGTGGTGGATGGAGATGCCAAAATACTAGCCCTTATGCTTCGATGTAACTGGTCTCTCTGA